Sequence from the Armatimonadota bacterium genome:
ACCGCATCCAATCGAAGTCGTGAACGGCCAAGTCGAGCAGGATTCCGCCTGACCGATCCTCGTCGCGGAACCAGAGGTCGCTTCCCTTCGGAGCCCTACCTCCCCTGCGCGTTCGCACCGTCGCCGGTCGTCCGACCTTACCGTCGATAACGGCCTGGTGGGCGGCAGCGAACTCAGGGAAGAACCGCACGACCTGCCCTGGCATCAACGGTACGCCAGCCGCCATCGCCGCGTCGATCATCTTCCGGCACTGCGCCACCGTGCGCGCCATCGGCTTTTCCACTAGCGTCGGCTTCCCTGCTGCTATCGACGCCTCGGCCACGACCAAGTGCGAATCCGTCGGCGTGCAGATGTCGACGACATCGACGGAGGAGAGCAGCTCGTCCAGCGACGACGTGGATCGGGCTAAAAACTGCGAGCAGTAGGCCTCCAGCCGCTCACCGCTCATGTCGAAAGCGCACAACTCGACGTCGTCCATCAGCGCGTACTTGCGCGCGTGGACGGAGCCCATTCCGCCGACGCCGACGACTCCAACTCGCATGGCGCTATTTTGGCGCATTGACAGATGCACTCCTGTGCGGAGGCTAAAATGCTTACGGTGACGTACCTCTACTGCGTGTTCGCCGGGCTGGCCGCAGGGGTTATTGGCGGTCTTTTCGGGGTCGCAGGAGGGATCATCCTCGTGCCGTTCCTTGTGCTGGCGCTCAAGCTCGATCAGCACACCGCGCAGGGCACGTCGCTTCTCACGTTGGCTATGCCAGTGGTCGGACTTGCGGCGTACAACTACTACCGAGACGGCAACATGGTGGTCGCCGTCGGGATCGCCTTGGCGGTCGGTATCGCATCTGGCGGATTGATCGGCAGCAAGATCGCGCTGGGGTTCAGCCCTCGGACGATGCGCCGGGCGTTCAGCGGCTTCCTCATTGTCGCCGCGATCTACATGATCTTCAAGAGTCTGTCTGCGACTCCGACAGTCGCAGACCAGGTGGAGTTGAGCGGCTGGATCTATCTGGGCTGTTACGGAGTAGGGCTGGCCGCAGGGATCATGGGCGGACTGTTCGGCATCGGCGGTGGGATCGTCATCGTTCCGTTCATGGGATTGGCGCTCGGGTTTTCACAGCATATGGCGCAAGGAACTTCGCTGCTGGCTCTTTCGCTGCCGGTCGCTGCGTTCGGCGCGTACAACTACCACAAGAAGGGCAACGTCCAGCCGAAGAAGTCGCTCGCGCTCGCAGTAGGTTTAGTCGCGGGCGCGTTTCTCGGCAGCAAGTTTGCCCTCGGCCTTGCGCCCACGACCATGCAGCTTGCGTTCGCCGGGTTCGTCATTCTGACGGCGACGTATTTGATCGTGAAGAAGTAGCGGCCGCGCTCGCGACCATCGTGCCGGCTACGACGACCGCCATTCCAAGAATCTGCACCCACGTCAGGCTCTCGCCGAACGCCGCCCACGCGAACAGCGCCGCAGTCGGCGGGATGAAGAACTGCACGACGCCGGTCTTTGCCGGGCCGACGTCGGCCAGCCCCTTGTAGTACATCGAGAACCCTCCGATGCCGGCGACCAGCACGAGGTACCCGAACGCCAGCCAGCCGTAGAGCGGGATCGCCGACCAATCCGTCTTGACCAGCGGCACGATCCCGTAAGGCAGCAGCGCCAGCAAGCCGCCTGGAAACGTCAGCGTGAACACCCCGAACGGCGATCCGCTAGCCACCAAAGGACGCATCAGAATGACCGACCACGCCCACACGATCGCAGAGATCAGCACTAGCAGCGCGCCTGTCGTGCTGCCCTCGATCGCCGCCCCTCCGCCGACGATCACGATCACCGCGCCAGAAAACGCCACGAGTCCTCCGATCACCAGGCGCGGTGTGGAACGTTCCTGACCTGCGAGGATTGCGAACAAACCGATCCAAACTGGTGCGGTCGCCAGAACGATGGCCCCCTGCGCCGCTCCGGCCGTTCGCATCCCCTCCAGGAAGAAGACCATGTACAGGCCGTTCGCGACAAACCCTGCGAACACGTATCTCCATCTCTGCCCCTTGGGGTACTTGAGATCAACCCGCAACAAGGCCGCGATACCAAATAGGATCGGGAGCATCAGGAGGTACCGAGCCAGCGCAGCTACCGACGGTTCGAGATACCCCAGG
This genomic interval carries:
- a CDS encoding Gfo/Idh/MocA family oxidoreductase, which translates into the protein MRVGVVGVGGMGSVHARKYALMDDVELCAFDMSGERLEAYCSQFLARSTSSLDELLSSVDVVDICTPTDSHLVVAEASIAAGKPTLVEKPMARTVAQCRKMIDAAMAAGVPLMPGQVVRFFPEFAAAHQAVIDGKVGRPATVRTRRGGRAPKGSDLWFRDEDRSGGILLDLAVHDFDWMRWTFGEVKSVFARTVRLGPGVADAEFTGDYALTTLEFESGCLGHAETTWMDPSGFRATFEICGSDGMIEYDSRDVPNLRVHGESGSRSESALAPTDDPFYRQLRAFLDAVRDGAPLPVSADDGMRAVAIAEAAIESARTCQPVAL
- a CDS encoding sulfite exporter TauE/SafE family protein, which gives rise to MTYLYCVFAGLAAGVIGGLFGVAGGIILVPFLVLALKLDQHTAQGTSLLTLAMPVVGLAAYNYYRDGNMVVAVGIALAVGIASGGLIGSKIALGFSPRTMRRAFSGFLIVAAIYMIFKSLSATPTVADQVELSGWIYLGCYGVGLAAGIMGGLFGIGGGIVIVPFMGLALGFSQHMAQGTSLLALSLPVAAFGAYNYHKKGNVQPKKSLALAVGLVAGAFLGSKFALGLAPTTMQLAFAGFVILTATYLIVKK
- a CDS encoding DMT family transporter, with the translated sequence MPDWRRRLPHPALVLVVVIWGLNFSVIKVVLGYLEPSVAALARYLLMLPILFGIAALLRVDLKYPKGQRWRYVFAGFVANGLYMVFFLEGMRTAGAAQGAIVLATAPVWIGLFAILAGQERSTPRLVIGGLVAFSGAVIVIVGGGAAIEGSTTGALLVLISAIVWAWSVILMRPLVASGSPFGVFTLTFPGGLLALLPYGIVPLVKTDWSAIPLYGWLAFGYLVLVAGIGGFSMYYKGLADVGPAKTGVVQFFIPPTAALFAWAAFGESLTWVQILGMAVVVAGTMVASAAATSSRSNTSPSE